A single genomic interval of Perca fluviatilis chromosome 19, GENO_Pfluv_1.0, whole genome shotgun sequence harbors:
- the LOC120547596 gene encoding transmembrane protein 121: MVPPPPTNKPHVCLSTILIMSSMALIDAYLVEQNHGPRKIGICIMVMVGDICFLIVLRYVAVWVGAEVRTAKRGYAMILWFLYIFVLEIKVYFVYQNYKADRKSLDALARKALTLLLSVCIPVLFVVLVAIDHMEYVRAFKKREEIRNRLFWVVVDLLDILDIQANLWEPQKKGLPLWAEGLMFFYCYILLLVLPCVSLSEISMQGINIVPHKMLLYPILSLVTINIITLFIRGGNMILYRDARVSGILIGKNILAIILKTCSFVQYRRQLQNASPAFGVELQKNSVAHARPAPNPPQVVMQDQTPLPEVTTCEHT; the protein is encoded by the coding sequence ATGGTACCTCCACCTCCCACCAACAAGCCCCACGTGTGCCTGTCCACCATCCTGATCATGAGCAGCATGGCACTGATTGATGCCTACCTGGTGGAGCAGAACCACGGGCCACGCAAGATTGGCATCTGCATCATGGTGATGGTGGGAGACATCTGCTTCCTAATCGTCCTGCGTTACGTGGCGGTGTGGGTGGGTGCTGAGGTACGCACGGCTAAGCGAGGCTACGCCATGATCCTCTGGTTCCTTTACATCTTTGTGCTGGAGATCAAAGTCTACTTTGTGTATCAAAACTACAAGGCGGACAGGAAGAGCCTGGACGCTCTCGCAAGGAAAGCGTTGACGTTGCTGCTGTCCGTTTGCATACCAGTGCTGTTTGTGGTGCTGGTTGCTATCGATCATATGGAGTACGTTCGCGCCTTCAAGAAGCGCGAGGAGATCCGCAATCGTCTCTTCTGGGTGGTGGTGGACTTGCTGGACATACTGGACATCCAAGCCAACCTGTGGGAGCCTCAAAAGAAGGGGCTTCCTTTGTGGGCAGAGGGCCTGATGTTCTTCTactgctacatcctgctgctCGTGCTGCCCTGCGTTTCCTTGAGCGAGATCAGCATGCAGGGCATCAACATCGTGCCCCACAAAATGCTGCTGTACCCCATCCTCAGCCTGGTGACCATTAACATCATTACCCTCTTCATCCGCGGGGGGAACATGATTCTGTACAGGGACGCCAGGGTATCCGGGATCCTGATAGGAAAGAACATCCTGGCCATCATCCTAAAGACCTGCAGCTTTGTGCAGTACAGGAGACAGTTGCAGAACGCTTCCCCTGCCTTCGGGGTAGAGCTGCAGAAAAACTCGGTGGCCCATGCTCGCCCTGCCCCCAACCCTCCTCAAGTGGTCATGCAAGACCAGACGCCCCTCCCCGAGGTAACCACGTGTGAGCACACATGA